A genomic stretch from Oreochromis niloticus isolate F11D_XX linkage group LG11, O_niloticus_UMD_NMBU, whole genome shotgun sequence includes:
- the sall3a gene encoding sal-like protein 3 — translation MSRRKQAKPQHLKSDEDPALAGVISEHARGDVLDDADSGNESRSGSEETHVCEKCCAEFFKWSDFCEHLQSCTKNPLVLIVNDNEDTPNPSQEYPTEPSPAPSCASEQADSEDPREGSHSPAGEGDDIPETATLNGVSVLEKEDEQMELELSPEKNVDPEERDVTSPEPDGSLPQLNDVVPSAVTSYAMPSTNVTLETLHGTRVAVAQFSQSVRAAAGSGVSTMAIPMILDQLMALQQQQIHQLQLIEQIRSQVALMNRQSAPQPALNHHHSTATGSQGPVSSCVPPVASQLQLHNFITPPVHQLPVRLPATLNGQGPSPLTSAIEGPLSQTPQSSSQQSNSSAPITSSNNSAFPPPSGTGLSSLLPPCSSSVTNNSISTSSSVTGGSGISSSSTLSRNSTTPPSLTHSTLLSSASSLPLIPHSSSSSVIFPNPLASIAATANALDPLSALMKHRKGKPPNVSVFDTKPSSEDPFFKHKCRFCAKVFGSDSALQIHLRSHTGERPYKCNICGNRFSTKGNLKVHFQRHKEKYPHIQMNPYPVPEYLDNVPTSSGIPYGMSLPPEKPVTTWLDSKPVLPTVPTSVGLQLPPTLPSMMGGFGESPSLTPLNRSPQRPSPPSSDCASLSPNIITDSCMTTTSPSPKPSLGCEAPPLLKPEGILLPASCSTRPGENTTSTTTITQVLLSTTVTSTSSSSSGQVSEPISSPNSASNSVSHPVLPMLSDHFKAKFPFGGLLDSMQTSETSKLQQLVENIDKKMTDPNQCVICHRVLSCQSALKMHYRIHTGERPFKCKICGRAFTTKGNLKTHFGVHRSKPPLRVQHSCPICQKKFTNAVVLQQHIRMHMGGQIPNTPIPESLQEMETDPSFDDKSLDAMSNYDDDLLDEMEQAIDDEADLKEGDMDSSKPFSPGSSPPTSVISSIAAMENQMKMIDSTVNMTRTFGLKPSQNGSSFGGETDCFTTDSLSAVGDVEGQSLGSPALSESSGSIQHLSPAHSHSESQRSKSPAALNNNNISSAMTAEEVQDNNTAGLATVKSEKSETPSPLPATEGTGALDLTATQPGRHFIKEESHFNVLFLNRDRGLSTPNLASTASNMIKMEMNGHGKSMSLSDNPHLPVGIQVPAAVPPTTMSPSINPMLAPPPPRRTPKQHNCQSCGKNFSSASALQIHERTHTGEKPFACSICGRAFTTKGNLKVHMGTHMWNNAPARRGRRLSVENPMALLGGDAMKFSEMFQKDLAARAMNVDPGFWNQYAAAITNGLAMKNNEISVIQNGGIPQLPVSLGGAGITSLGAMPGGMDRVHTGSSPPMTGMEKTGLEVTANRPFSRFMEENKEIGIN, via the exons ATGTCCCGACGCAAGCAAGCCAAACCGCAGCACCTCAAGTCGGACGAGGATCCCGCACTAGCCGGGGTGATTTCCGAGCACG CCCGAGGTGATGTGCTGGATGATGCCGACAGCGGGAATGAGAGCCGCAGCGGCAGTGAGGAGACCCATGTATGTGAGAAGTGTTGTGCTGAGTTCTTCAAATGGTCAGACTTCTGTGAACATTTACAGAGCTGCACTAAGAACCCCCTGGTGCTTATAGTGAATGACAATGAGGACACACCTAACCCCTCACAGGAGTACCCTACAGAGCCCTCCCCTGCACCCAGCTGCGCTAGTGAGCAGGCTGACAGTGAGGACCCCAGGGAGGGCAGCCACAGCCCTGCTGGTGAGGGGGATGACATCCCAGAGACAGCAACCTTAAATGGGGTCAGTGTCCTGGAAAAGGAGGACGAGCAGATGGAGCTGGAGCTTTCTCCCGAAAAAAATGTGGATCCTGAAGAAAGAGATGTGACATCCCCTGAGCCAGATGGCTCCCTACCTCAGCTCAATGATGTCGTTCCCTCTGCTGTTACAAGTTACGCCATGCCAAGCACCAATGTTACCTTAGAGACCCTTCATGGCACCCGTGTTGCAGTTGCCCAGTTTTCACAGAGTGTAAGGGCAGCAGCGGGCAGTGGGGTTTCCACCATGGCTATTCCCATGATCTTGGACCAGCTGATGGCCCTCCAACAGCAGCAAATTCATCAGCTGCAGCTAATAGAACAAATTCGCAGTCAAGTGGCTCTCATGAACAGACAGTCTGCCCCACAGCCTGCTCTTAACCACCATCACAGTACCGCTACTGGAAGCCAGGGGCCCGTCTCCTCCTGTGTCCCCCCTGTTGCAAGTCAGCTTCAGCTACATAACTTTATCACTCCCCCAGTCCATCAGCTGCCTGTTAGACTGCCGGCCACTCTCAATGGTCAAGGACCTTCACCTCTGACCTCAGCAATAGAAGGGCCTCTCTCTCAAACACCACAAAGCAGCAGTCAGCAATCTAACTCTTCAGCTCCGATCACATCCTCAAATAACTCAGCTTTTCCTCCACCGAGTGGTACTGGATTGTCATCTCTACTTCCCCCCTGCTCATCCTCTGTCACAAACAACAGCATTAGCACTAGTAGTAGTGTAACAGGAGGTAGTGGCATTAGCAGCAGCTCAACTCTTTCCAGGAACTCTACCACCCCTCCTTCCCTCACTCACAGCACCCTCCTGAGCTCTGCTTCCAGTCTACCGCTGATACCTCACAGCTCTTCGAGCAGTGTTATCTTCCCTAATCCACTGGCCAGTATAGCAGCCACAGCCAATGCACTCGATCCTCTCTCTGCTCTAATGAAGCACCGCAAGGGGAAGCCCCCAAACGTGTCTGTATTTGACACTAAGCCCAGCTCTGAGGACCCCTTCTTCAAGCATAAGTGTCGGTTCTGTGCCAAGGTGTTTGGCAGTGACAGTGCCCTACAGATCCACCTGCGTTCCCACACTGGAGAAAGGCCCTACAAATGCAACATATGTGGCAACCGCTTCTCCACCAAGGGGAATCTGAAAGTCCACTTCCAGAGGCACAAAGAGAAATACCCACATATACAGATGAACCCCTACCCTGTGCCAGAGTACCTGGACAATGTTCCCACAAGCTCAGGCATCCCATATGGCATGTCATTGCCCCCAGAAAAACCTGTTACCACATGGCTAGACAGTAAGCCAGTTCTTCCCACAGTTCCCACCTCTGTCGGACTCCAGCTGCCTCCAACATTACCGAGTATGATGGGGGGATTTGGTGAGTCTCCAAGCCTCACTCCTCTCAACAGGTCTCCTCAGAGGCCATCCCCACCCTCAAGTGACTGTGCATCTTTGTCCCCAAATATCATCACTGACTCATGCATGACCACTACTTCACCATCCCCAAAACCAAGCCTAGGGTGTGAGGCACCTCCTTTACTGAAACCCGAAGGCATTCTTTTGCCCGCAAGCTGCTCTACTAGACCAGGAGAGAACACGACTAGCACAACCACCATAACTCAAGTGCTTCTTTCCACTACTGTCACCTCCACATCATCGTCCAGCAGTGGACAGGTCTCTGAACCCATCAGTAGCCCCAACTCGGCCTCTAATTCTGTCTCCCATCCTGTCCTTCCCATGCTCTCAGACCATTTTAAGGCCAAGTTTCCCTTTGGAGGCCTCTTAGACTCTATGCAAACATCAGAGACATCCAAGTTGCAGCAGCTTGTTGAGAATATTGACAAGAAGATGACTGACCCCAACCAGTGTGTCATCTGTCACCGTGTTCTGAGTTGCCAGAGTGCTCTGAAGATGCACTATCGCATCCACACTGGTGAAAGGCCTTTTAAATGTAAGATATGTGGGCGGGCATTCACAACCAAGGGAAACCTGAAAACACACTTTGGTGTCCACAGGTCCAAACCTCCACTTCGGGTTCAGCACTCTTGTCCTATATGTCAAAAGAAATTCACCAATGCAGTTgtactgcagcagcacatccGTATGCACATGGGCGGGCAAATTCCCAACACACCCATCCCCGAAAGCCTGCAAGAAATGGAAACTGACCCCTCCTTTGATGACAAGAGCTTAGATGCCATGAGCAATTATGATGATGACCTTCTAGATGAAATGGAGCAGGCCATAGATGATGAAGCTGATTTAAAAGAGGGAGATATGGACTCATCCAAACCTTTTTCACCTGGGAGCTCTCCACCAACTTCCGTAATCTCCAGCATTGCTGCAATGGAGAACCAGATGAAGATGATTGACTCGACCGTCAACATGACTCGTACATTTGGTCTGAAGCCTTCGCAGAATGGCAGTAGCTTTGGAGGGGAGACTGATTGCTTTACCACTGATTCTCTGTCTGCAGTTGGGGATGTTGAGGGTCAAAGCTTGGGGAGCCCCGCTTTGTCTGAGTCCTCTGGCTCTATCCAGCATTTGTCCCCAGCACACAGTCATTCTGAGAGCCAGCGATCCAAGTCCCCTGCTGCACTCAACAATAATAACATCAGCAGTGCCATGACAGCAGAGGAGGTCCAAGACAACAATACAGCTGGCCTGGCAACAGTAAAGTCGGAAAAATCCGAGACGCCATCTCCGCTTCCTGCAACTGAAGGCACTGGGGCCCTTGACCTGACTGCCACTCAGCCAGGCAGGCACTTTATCAAAGAGGAGAGCCACTTCAACGTGCTGTTTCTAAACAGAGATCGAG GGCTGAGCACTCCCAATTTGGCCAGCACCGCATCAAACATgattaaaatggaaatgaacGGCCATGGGAAGTCAATGTCTCTGAGCGACAACCCTCACCTGCCCGTGGGCATTCAGGTTCCAGCTGCAGTGCCCCCAACCACCATGAGCCCTAGCATCAACCCCATGTTGGCTCCCCCGCCTCCACGACGCACTCCTAAGCAGCACAACTGCCAGTCGTGTGGGAAGAATTTTTCCTCAGCCAGTGCTCTGCAAATCCATGAGCGTACACACACTGGGGAGAAACCTTTCGCCTGCTCTATTTGTGGAAGGGCTTTCACCACAAAGGGCAATCTCAAG GTTCACATGGGAACGCACATGTGGAACAATGCCCCGGCCCGAAGGGGTCGACGACTGTCTGTGGAGAATCCCATGGCCCTGCTGGGTGGGGACGCCATGAAGTTCAGCGAGATGTTTCAGAAAGATCTTGCGGCTCGGGCCATGAACGTTGACCCGGGCTTTTGGAACCAGTACGCAGCCGCCATCACCAATGGCCTGGCCATGAAGAACAATGAAATCTCTGTGATCCAGAATGGAGGCATCCCCCAGCTGCCCGTCAGCCTTGGTGGCGCAGGAATCACTTCATTGGGAGCAATGCCTGGAGGGATGGACCGCGTTCACACCGGCAGCAGCCCTCCCATGACGGGTATGGAAAAGACTGGTCTGGAGGTCACAGCTAACCGTCCCTTCTCCAGATTTATGGAGGAGAACAAAGAAATTGGGATCAATTAA